In Bdellovibrionales bacterium, the following proteins share a genomic window:
- a CDS encoding M23 family metallopeptidase, whose product MSFLILPLLLVSCSSFEGPGELTSTGSTSVGDVQPYDLLLPEFQAPYLRPGPRNGGGPFFSETFVLDWPVNSAKLTQKFRPPSNLSHQGIDLSGSLNTPILAAHNGIVVYAGSGFKGYGKLIIIEFSNEWATLYGHLNRFQVKTGDWVAKGQTIGKMGRTGRVSGVHLHFELIHRKQPIDPLSLLRWQGEVAARFSDRTTFTSSL is encoded by the coding sequence TTGTCATTTTTAATCCTCCCGCTACTGCTCGTTTCGTGTTCCTCATTTGAGGGTCCGGGGGAGTTGACTTCAACAGGGTCGACATCGGTTGGGGATGTGCAACCTTACGATCTCCTCTTGCCTGAATTCCAAGCTCCTTATCTCAGACCCGGACCTCGGAATGGGGGTGGCCCTTTTTTTAGTGAAACTTTTGTGTTGGACTGGCCGGTTAATTCCGCAAAGCTCACTCAGAAGTTCCGGCCTCCCTCAAATCTCAGTCATCAAGGAATTGATTTGTCCGGGAGTTTGAATACTCCCATACTGGCGGCTCACAATGGAATTGTGGTTTACGCGGGCAGTGGATTTAAGGGCTATGGCAAATTGATCATTATCGAATTTAGCAATGAGTGGGCCACGCTTTATGGTCACCTCAATCGCTTTCAAGTTAAAACTGGAGATTGGGTTGCAAAAGGGCAAACAATCGGAAAAATGGGACGAACAGGACGGGTTTCGGGCGTTCATTTGCACTTTGAATTGATCCATCGAAAACAGCCGATAGACCCACTTTCCCTCCTTCGATGGCAAGGCGAAGTCGCGGCACGGTTCTCAGATCGAACAACATTTACAAGCAGCCTTTAG
- a CDS encoding serine hydroxymethyltransferase: MSELNESDPQIAAIIAAEMHRQQNGLEMIASENYTSRAVMEAQGSCLTNKYAEGYPGKRYYGGCEEVDRSEQLAIDRAKQLFGCEHANVQPHSGSQANMAVFLAAAQAGDTILGMDLSHGGHLTHGCPVNFSGFLFKATHYGLDSKTELLDYNEIRDIAKRCRPTLLIAGYSAYPRILDFSKFQEIAREVGAKLLVDMAHFAGLVAGGVHPSPIPYADYTTTTTHKTLRGPRGGMILCSEENSKSINSKIFPGIQGGPLEHVIAAKAVAFGEALKPEFKFYCESVVANAKILAETLMNRGFKLVTNGTENHLMLIDLSSKNVTGKDAEKLLGQAGITVNKNTVPNEKRSPFVTSGIRIGTPALTTRGMKTEEMKSVGGWIADVLDHPTNESVTAKVRNQILELCQRFPIY; the protein is encoded by the coding sequence ATGTCTGAATTGAATGAATCAGATCCTCAGATCGCAGCAATTATTGCAGCAGAGATGCATCGTCAGCAGAATGGCCTGGAGATGATTGCAAGTGAGAACTACACATCTCGGGCAGTAATGGAGGCTCAAGGTTCTTGCCTAACCAACAAGTATGCCGAAGGTTATCCTGGAAAGCGGTATTATGGGGGGTGTGAAGAAGTCGATAGATCTGAGCAGCTGGCAATAGATCGAGCGAAACAGCTTTTTGGTTGTGAGCACGCAAACGTTCAGCCTCATTCTGGATCTCAGGCAAATATGGCCGTTTTTTTGGCAGCCGCTCAGGCTGGAGATACCATATTGGGCATGGACCTATCCCATGGGGGGCACCTCACGCACGGATGTCCCGTCAATTTCAGCGGTTTTCTTTTCAAGGCCACTCATTATGGGCTCGATTCAAAAACAGAGCTTCTAGATTACAATGAAATTCGCGACATCGCAAAAAGATGCCGACCCACCTTGCTTATTGCCGGATACAGCGCTTACCCAAGAATCTTGGATTTTTCTAAGTTCCAGGAGATCGCGAGAGAAGTTGGAGCAAAACTCTTAGTTGATATGGCTCATTTCGCTGGATTGGTGGCCGGAGGAGTTCACCCCTCCCCTATTCCCTATGCCGATTACACGACAACAACAACGCACAAAACCCTTCGTGGGCCAAGGGGAGGAATGATACTTTGTAGCGAGGAAAATTCAAAAAGTATCAATAGTAAAATTTTTCCGGGCATTCAAGGTGGGCCTCTAGAACACGTTATCGCGGCTAAAGCTGTGGCTTTTGGCGAAGCACTGAAGCCTGAATTCAAGTTCTACTGTGAAAGCGTTGTTGCAAATGCAAAAATTCTCGCTGAAACGCTTATGAATCGTGGTTTTAAGCTGGTCACAAATGGGACTGAAAATCATCTGATGCTCATCGATCTTTCCAGTAAAAATGTGACGGGAAAAGATGCAGAAAAACTTCTTGGTCAAGCCGGAATAACTGTCAACAAAAACACGGTTCCAAATGAGAAACGCTCACCTTTTGTTACCAGTGGAATTCGAATTGGCACTCCCGCCCTCACGACCCGGGGAATGAAAACAGAAGAGATGAAATCAGTAGGAGGATGGATTGCAGACGTCCTGGACCATCCAACTAACGAATCAGTCACTGCAAAAGTCCGAAACCAAATTCTTGAACTGTGTCAGCGATTTCCGATATACTGA
- a CDS encoding RpiB/LacA/LacB family sugar-phosphate isomerase, translating to MSGIKELPPLLIACDHAGYRLKCHLIKAFSQIEWIDLGAFDESRVDYPDYASSLCERLFKLPQSKGVLVCGSGQGMSMRANKYSHIRAALVWSEATVKLAREHNDANVICLGARLIEPALAEDLLKFFLITPFEGGRHTDRVKKICQPIKFK from the coding sequence ATGTCAGGTATAAAAGAATTGCCACCTTTATTGATAGCTTGCGATCACGCAGGCTACAGGCTTAAATGCCACCTGATAAAGGCATTTTCCCAGATCGAATGGATTGATTTGGGTGCCTTTGACGAAAGCCGCGTGGACTACCCCGACTATGCATCAAGTCTTTGTGAAAGGCTTTTCAAGCTGCCTCAGTCAAAGGGGGTTTTGGTTTGTGGCTCAGGACAAGGGATGTCCATGAGGGCTAATAAATACTCGCACATCCGGGCGGCACTCGTTTGGTCTGAGGCCACAGTTAAACTCGCTCGTGAACATAATGACGCGAACGTCATCTGCTTGGGCGCCCGATTGATCGAGCCTGCTCTCGCAGAGGACTTACTGAAATTCTTTTTGATTACACCATTTGAAGGCGGACGACACACAGATCGAGTGAAGAAAATCTGTCAGCCCATAAAATTTAAATAA
- the fabF gene encoding beta-ketoacyl-ACP synthase II has translation MASGGNRFRRPVREQRRVVVTGLSSITPLGNTATETWEGLISGRSGIGLITFFDTSQFDVKIGGEVKNFSVDDYVPKKEQKKMDRFTHFAVAAAKMALKDSGLEMTEAIALKTGVLTGVGIGGLPVIESSRDTVVARGPSRISPFFIPTVISNMAAGNISILFGTKGPNYTLTSACASGAHAIGEAAGYIRNGHCDVMFAGGTEGTVCPLAVGGFAAMKALSTRNDQPKLASRPWDKDRDGFVLSEGSGMFILEEYEHALKRGARIYGELRGYGFSSDGHHMTNPIANGSGAALAMEMAINDAQINSDEIGYINAHGTSTPAGDLAETAGIKRVFGDHSKKLWVSSTKSMIGHTLGAAGAIESVFALQSLYHGIAPPTINLENPSPECDLDYVPHTAREKQLNHVMNNSFGFGGTNSSLIFSRLD, from the coding sequence ATGGCCTCGGGTGGAAATCGCTTTCGTCGCCCTGTAAGGGAACAAAGACGCGTCGTAGTTACCGGTTTATCATCGATAACCCCGCTTGGCAATACGGCCACCGAAACCTGGGAAGGTCTCATCAGTGGGCGTTCTGGAATCGGCTTGATTACCTTCTTCGACACTTCTCAGTTTGATGTCAAGATCGGAGGGGAGGTTAAGAACTTTTCTGTTGATGATTATGTGCCCAAAAAAGAGCAGAAAAAGATGGATCGATTCACTCATTTTGCCGTTGCTGCGGCAAAGATGGCTCTCAAAGACTCCGGCTTGGAAATGACAGAAGCCATTGCTCTTAAGACAGGAGTTCTAACAGGGGTTGGAATTGGTGGTTTGCCTGTGATTGAAAGTTCACGAGATACCGTCGTCGCGCGTGGCCCATCTCGCATTTCCCCATTTTTTATTCCAACGGTTATTTCCAATATGGCTGCCGGAAATATTTCAATTTTATTTGGGACAAAAGGGCCAAACTACACATTGACCTCGGCCTGTGCTTCTGGCGCTCACGCGATCGGTGAGGCCGCTGGGTATATCCGGAATGGTCACTGTGACGTGATGTTTGCCGGCGGAACAGAAGGAACCGTATGTCCCCTGGCCGTTGGTGGTTTTGCTGCGATGAAAGCACTTTCGACGCGAAATGACCAGCCGAAGTTGGCCTCTCGTCCTTGGGATAAAGATCGAGATGGTTTTGTTTTGTCTGAAGGTAGCGGGATGTTTATCCTTGAGGAATACGAGCATGCCTTGAAGCGGGGTGCCCGAATTTACGGAGAGCTTCGAGGTTATGGATTTAGTTCAGACGGACACCATATGACCAATCCTATTGCAAATGGCTCTGGAGCGGCTCTCGCGATGGAAATGGCTATTAATGATGCCCAGATAAATAGCGATGAAATCGGGTACATCAATGCTCATGGAACCAGCACCCCTGCGGGAGATTTGGCTGAAACCGCAGGGATCAAGAGGGTTTTTGGCGATCATTCAAAAAAACTTTGGGTGAGTAGTACCAAAAGTATGATTGGCCACACTTTGGGAGCTGCCGGAGCCATCGAAAGTGTTTTTGCCCTTCAGAGTCTTTATCATGGCATTGCACCTCCAACGATAAACCTAGAGAATCCTAGTCCCGAATGTGATCTTGATTACGTCCCTCACACAGCGAGAGAGAAACAACTCAATCACGTCATGAACAACAGTTTTGGATTTGGTGGGACTAATTCCAGTTTGATTTTTTCGCGTCTCGATTAG
- the acpP gene encoding acyl carrier protein, translated as MAIEPKVKKIIEEQLGVDPERVKLEASFIDDLGADSLDIVELVMAMEEEFEIEIPDEDAEKLKTVQDVCKYLEGKGMA; from the coding sequence ATGGCTATTGAACCTAAGGTGAAAAAGATTATTGAAGAGCAACTTGGAGTAGATCCAGAGAGGGTGAAGTTGGAAGCCTCTTTTATTGATGATCTCGGAGCAGACAGCTTGGATATCGTTGAGCTTGTCATGGCAATGGAAGAGGAATTTGAAATTGAGATTCCAGATGAAGATGCAGAGAAACTCAAGACGGTTCAAGACGTTTGCAAGTATCTTGAAGGCAAAGGAATGGCCTAG
- the fabG gene encoding 3-oxoacyl-[acyl-carrier-protein] reductase, giving the protein MNLEGKTVLVTGGSRGIGAGIARTLAMAGARVAITFSSRPDAAEEVLKSLPGHNNHLSLQLDVANEDSVHRCIDELMRTFERLDGVVNNAGVTRDQLLLRMKTEDFDQVINTNLRGTYLITKNVMKPMIKARGGSIVNITSVIGHSGNAGQANYAASKAGTEGFTRSVAQEVASRGIRLNCVAPGFIVTDMTGALDDKQKGQILDSIPMRRLGQTEDVAQAVLFLLSDSSSYMTGQTLHVNGGMYM; this is encoded by the coding sequence ATGAATCTAGAGGGAAAAACTGTATTGGTGACTGGAGGAAGTCGTGGTATTGGAGCTGGAATAGCGAGAACTTTGGCGATGGCAGGCGCTCGCGTTGCGATTACTTTTTCTTCTCGGCCAGATGCAGCCGAAGAGGTTCTCAAAAGTCTTCCCGGTCATAATAATCACCTCAGTTTGCAACTGGATGTGGCTAATGAAGATTCTGTGCATCGTTGTATAGATGAGTTGATGAGAACCTTTGAGCGACTCGATGGTGTTGTCAATAACGCAGGAGTTACCCGCGATCAACTTTTGCTGCGCATGAAAACTGAGGATTTTGATCAAGTGATCAATACAAATCTCCGCGGGACCTATTTGATTACAAAAAATGTGATGAAACCGATGATTAAGGCCAGGGGTGGATCCATTGTTAATATCACGAGCGTCATAGGGCATTCCGGAAATGCCGGACAGGCAAACTATGCAGCTAGCAAAGCGGGTACCGAGGGATTTACTCGATCAGTTGCGCAAGAAGTCGCATCGCGGGGAATTCGCCTCAACTGTGTGGCGCCCGGATTTATTGTGACAGACATGACAGGAGCCTTAGACGATAAGCAGAAGGGTCAAATTTTGGATTCTATCCCGATGCGTCGTCTGGGTCAGACCGAAGATGTTGCACAGGCTGTTCTTTTCTTGCTCAGTGACTCGTCCTCCTATATGACCGGTCAGACCCTCCACGTAAATGGAGGGATGTACATGTGA
- the fabD gene encoding ACP S-malonyltransferase has protein sequence MWSAIYPGQGSQHSGMGKFLWDNFQETKDIFEEASDSVGVNFRRLCFEGAESELALTHNTQPSLLIVSVACYRVLHSLTGAEPVAAAGHSVGEYAALVSAGAVSFSEAVRAVRQRGEFMQSAVPVGQGGMVAVMGVTPDQAKELCLWVQSKCDSKNLDPANFNCPGQVVISGSKSLIDWLMANYSDEAFAENKPKRIKFIPLNVSAPFHSSLMKPAEVRMREVLEKIIFSDSAYPIVQNFSAEATKNGQVLRENLIRQISAPVRWVECVEKLVQMGGRRMIEMGCGKVLSGLVKKIDGNNIESFNINSMIELNALEKVLQS, from the coding sequence ATGTGGTCAGCGATTTATCCCGGACAGGGAAGCCAACATTCGGGCATGGGAAAATTTCTTTGGGATAATTTTCAGGAGACCAAAGACATTTTCGAAGAGGCCAGTGATTCGGTAGGTGTGAATTTTAGGAGACTTTGTTTTGAGGGAGCTGAGAGCGAATTGGCACTCACTCACAACACACAACCCTCGTTGCTTATTGTGTCAGTTGCATGCTATCGGGTTCTTCATTCTCTGACGGGAGCTGAACCAGTGGCTGCCGCCGGGCATTCAGTCGGAGAGTATGCAGCCCTTGTTTCGGCGGGTGCAGTTTCCTTTTCAGAGGCCGTTCGAGCCGTAAGGCAGAGGGGCGAGTTCATGCAGTCAGCTGTTCCTGTGGGCCAAGGAGGAATGGTTGCGGTCATGGGTGTCACCCCTGACCAAGCGAAAGAACTCTGCCTCTGGGTTCAAAGTAAATGTGATTCAAAAAATCTAGACCCAGCTAATTTTAACTGCCCAGGGCAAGTCGTTATCAGTGGCAGTAAATCATTGATAGATTGGCTGATGGCCAATTATTCGGATGAGGCCTTTGCTGAAAATAAACCCAAGCGAATTAAATTCATTCCTCTCAATGTTTCAGCTCCATTTCATAGCTCCCTCATGAAGCCTGCTGAAGTTCGGATGAGAGAGGTGCTAGAGAAAATCATATTTTCTGACTCAGCCTATCCAATCGTTCAGAATTTCTCTGCTGAAGCCACTAAAAATGGTCAGGTTTTGCGAGAGAACCTCATTCGCCAAATATCTGCTCCTGTTCGATGGGTAGAATGCGTCGAGAAGCTTGTTCAAATGGGTGGACGACGAATGATTGAGATGGGATGCGGGAAGGTCTTATCCGGTTTAGTTAAGAAAATTGACGGCAATAACATCGAAAGTTTTAACATCAACTCAATGATTGAACTGAATGCCTTGGAAAAGGTGTTGCAGTCATAA
- the rpmF gene encoding 50S ribosomal protein L32: MPCPKKKTSRMRKGHRRSHDKAKHSAVHNCPNCGAMYRPHRVCHSCGYYKGTEVVATQA; the protein is encoded by the coding sequence ATGCCATGTCCAAAGAAAAAGACTTCACGCATGCGTAAGGGCCATCGTCGTTCTCACGATAAAGCGAAGCACTCAGCGGTTCACAACTGCCCCAACTGTGGAGCCATGTACCGTCCCCATAGAGTTTGCCACTCTTGTGGATACTACAAGGGCACAGAAGTCGTTGCGACTCAGGCCTAA
- a CDS encoding DUF177 domain-containing protein — MARTKIAPLIIHLKELPEEGQTYAYNQEHHEMKAALEDLVQDNAFEIQINFLPSGGVYLLSGFIKSKMNLACYRCAIDFKFDVNEKINEILVIEEERPRGSHSARVNHSSELQQGAPSVSSIPTGIFNIGPLIHEIIALAEPIQPKARVDCDDSCENLKEAYEKGWLTGSVEEVSNGSHSPNPFTVLKDLKLNR; from the coding sequence ATGGCTCGAACAAAAATCGCCCCTCTTATAATTCACCTAAAAGAGCTTCCTGAGGAAGGCCAGACGTACGCTTACAATCAAGAGCATCACGAGATGAAGGCCGCCCTGGAGGATCTGGTCCAAGACAATGCCTTTGAAATTCAGATTAATTTCCTGCCTTCAGGGGGAGTTTATCTTCTTTCGGGTTTCATTAAGTCCAAGATGAATCTGGCTTGTTACCGCTGCGCCATCGACTTCAAGTTTGATGTAAACGAGAAAATTAACGAGATCCTTGTCATTGAGGAGGAGCGACCGCGAGGGTCCCACTCGGCCCGTGTCAATCATTCTTCTGAATTGCAGCAAGGGGCTCCTTCCGTCTCATCGATTCCAACTGGGATTTTCAATATCGGCCCTCTTATCCATGAGATTATTGCGCTGGCCGAGCCCATTCAACCGAAGGCAAGAGTGGATTGTGATGATAGCTGTGAGAACCTCAAGGAGGCCTACGAGAAGGGGTGGCTGACAGGATCTGTCGAGGAAGTCTCAAATGGTTCTCATTCCCCCAATCCGTTCACCGTGTTAAAGGATTTAAAATTAAATCGTTGA
- a CDS encoding PHB depolymerase family esterase: MLRKKIAFLQWAFLGMLISSHSKIWGYEFRLNLRPSGSVQPSEHDRLFIPNHIAGEHPELLVALHGCLQSAEEFEKGAQLNSIAERLGFLVFYPQQKPLRDPLGCWQWFEPSNQRADSGEPDEIMKKIEIVKRNYSVGKVFLTGISSGGAMTSILLACYPRYFSGGAIHSGIPYGIVKNRQEGTEVMRSGPMAAKGKNNEECNAQSFEGRVMVIHGLDDEVVHIENSRRIQDDFSRQYDFSEERTIEASADRYSYRYRDFYFANQLRSRLILVDGLGHAWSGGDGHLPFNDERGPSAGALMWEFFHLN; encoded by the coding sequence ATGCTGCGTAAGAAGATTGCATTTTTACAGTGGGCGTTTCTTGGCATGTTGATCAGTTCGCATTCAAAGATTTGGGGATATGAGTTCCGTCTTAATTTGAGACCGAGCGGCTCTGTTCAGCCAAGTGAACACGATCGTCTTTTTATTCCCAATCACATAGCCGGAGAACACCCAGAGCTGCTGGTCGCTCTTCATGGGTGCCTCCAGTCCGCAGAGGAGTTCGAAAAAGGAGCTCAGCTCAACTCCATCGCCGAGAGGCTTGGTTTCTTGGTGTTTTATCCGCAGCAGAAGCCTCTTCGAGATCCTTTGGGGTGTTGGCAGTGGTTTGAACCTTCTAATCAAAGAGCTGACAGCGGAGAACCAGATGAAATCATGAAAAAAATCGAGATCGTGAAAAGAAATTACTCAGTTGGAAAGGTTTTTTTGACAGGCATTTCTTCAGGAGGAGCCATGACGAGCATACTTTTGGCCTGTTATCCTCGGTATTTTTCGGGAGGTGCTATTCACTCGGGGATTCCCTACGGGATTGTGAAGAACAGGCAAGAAGGCACGGAAGTCATGAGGTCGGGTCCAATGGCGGCAAAAGGAAAAAACAATGAGGAATGCAATGCCCAGAGTTTTGAGGGACGAGTGATGGTGATCCATGGTCTCGATGACGAAGTCGTTCATATAGAAAATTCCAGGAGAATTCAGGACGATTTTAGTCGTCAATACGATTTTTCTGAAGAGAGGACGATCGAGGCCTCTGCGGACAGGTACTCTTATCGCTACAGGGATTTTTATTTTGCCAATCAGCTGCGCTCTCGCTTGATCTTAGTTGATGGACTAGGTCATGCCTGGAGTGGGGGCGATGGGCATCTTCCTTTTAATGACGAGAGAGGCCCTAGCGCTGGAGCCCTAATGTGGGAGTTTTTTCACTTGAATTGA